DNA sequence from the Methylomonas albis genome:
AAAATTGGCGGCGATAGGGCAACTGGCGGCCGGCATCGCTCACGAAATTAATAATCCCATTGGTTTTGTTAATTCCAATCTGAATACCCTGAGCGGCTATTTGCGCGATATTTTTTGCGTGCTGGATGCCTGGGGCGCGGCTTTAAACGAAAACCCCATTTCGATTGAAACTCAGCAAAACTTACGCGAGCTAAAACAAACCAAGCAGCTCGACTATTTACGCGGCGATATTCCGGAATTAATCGCCGAGTCCAGGGAAGGTTTGTCGCGGGTGCGCGATATTATTCAGGATTTGAAGGATTTTGCGCATGTCGACAAAAACGATTGGGAGTTGGGCGATTTACATAAAGGTCTGGATTCCACGTTGAATATTATCAGTAACGAGCTGAAATACCATTGCACCGTACACAGGCAATACGGCGAGATTCCGCAGATTTCTTGCATTCTCTCGCAATTAAATCAGGTGTTTATGAATTTGCTGATCAATGCTGCGCACGCTATCGAGACCAAGGGCGATATTCATATTCGCACCGGTTGCACTGAGCAGGAGGTTTGGGTGGAAATCAGCGATAACGGCAAAGGTATTGCCCCGGAAAACCTGTCGCGTTTGTTTGAACCGTTCTTTACCACTAAACCGGTGGGCAAGGGCACCGGCTTGGGGCTGTCGATTTCGCAAAACATCGTTCGCAAACACGGCGGCAGAATCGAAGTGGCTAGCGAACTCGGTCAGGGCAGCCGGTTTCGAGTTTGGCTGCCGATACAAGCACCGAACTTGAGTAGTTCCGAATAGTCCGGCGCTACTTGGCGTTTATAAAACCAAATTTGCAGAAGGGGCTTTACGTGCCAGACTATGTAATGAATAGACCATTGTTATGGCAAAACCATGAACCAGGCAGACATTAAAATACTGATCGTCGACGACGAGCCAAACGTGCTGAAAGCGCTAACGCGTTTGCTGAAACAATACGAGCCTGTCACCGCTATTAATGGCGAGGAAGCTTTATTGTTAGCCAAGGAACATAGCTTCGATCTGGTGATTTCCGACTACCGGATGCCGGGTATTAACGGTATCGACTTTTTGATTTTGTTCAAGCGCATGCAGCCGGACGCGATACGCATCGTGTTGACGGGGTTCGCCGACCTGGAAGGCGCGCAGCATGCCATCAATGAAGCGCAAGTGTATCGTTTTATCAACAAGCCCTGGAGCAATCTGGAAATCGTCAATGTCGTGGAAAACGGTTTGGCCCACAAACGCATGCTGATGGAAAACCGGGCCTTGGCTGATCAAGTGCGCGCCCAGCAAAAGCTCCTTGATGAAAAAGAAGCGATCATCAAGGCGCTGGAAGCCGAGGAGCCGGGTATTACTAAGGTCAATTGGGCGCAGGATGGTTCGATTATTCTTGATGACGAAGACTTGAAATAGTCCTTACCATTGCTCGGTACGCTCATCGTTACTGAAAGCGTTAAAAAATTGTTTCGCGGTTCGGCCGTTTTTCGCGGCATTCTGATGGGCGAAGTCCAGCGCGGCCTTGTGTAAAGTCTCCCGGTTGCCGGGGTGATCGACGAAATAGCTATCGATAATATCCAGATAAGTCTGGGTATGTTGCGGATAAAACGCCAGACGTAAACCGAAACGGTCGGACAGCGAGATTTTTTCCTCGATGGTGTCGGAATAATGCACCTCGCCGTCTATCAGCAAAGTGTCCAAATTGTCGCGCATATGCTCCGGCAGCAGATGGCGGCGATTGGAGGTGGCGTAAAACAACACGTTCTCCGGCGGTAGTTCGATGGAGCCTTCCAAAACGCTCTTCAGCGGTTTGTATAAAGCGTCGCCGTTTTCGAAGGATAAGTCGTCGCAATAGATAATGAAACGTTGGTTGTGTTCGCGGATGTCGTCGACGATTTCCGGCAAATACAGCAAATCTTGTTTATCTACTTCGATAATTCTTAAGCCTTCGTGCAAATACTCGTTCAATAAGGCTTTCACCAGCGAGGATTTACCGGTCCCGCGCGCCCCCCATAGCAAGGCGTTATTGGCCGGCAGCCCGGCTAGAAAGCGTTGGGTATTGTCGATCATTTGCTGCTTTTGCGGCTCTATGCCCAGCAGTTGATCCAATCGAATCGGATCGATTTGCCGAACGGGGCGCAGAAACTCCTGGCGTTGGCGCCAGATAGCGGCATAGGTGTGGTTCCAATCTATCATCTGTGATCCTTTGCTGAGACCGGTCGAGGCACCGGTTTGTATAAAGAAAAGA
Encoded proteins:
- a CDS encoding response regulator, which translates into the protein MNQADIKILIVDDEPNVLKALTRLLKQYEPVTAINGEEALLLAKEHSFDLVISDYRMPGINGIDFLILFKRMQPDAIRIVLTGFADLEGAQHAINEAQVYRFINKPWSNLEIVNVVENGLAHKRMLMENRALADQVRAQQKLLDEKEAIIKALEAEEPGITKVNWAQDGSIILDDEDLK
- a CDS encoding ATP-binding protein; this encodes MIDWNHTYAAIWRQRQEFLRPVRQIDPIRLDQLLGIEPQKQQMIDNTQRFLAGLPANNALLWGARGTGKSSLVKALLNEYLHEGLRIIEVDKQDLLYLPEIVDDIREHNQRFIIYCDDLSFENGDALYKPLKSVLEGSIELPPENVLFYATSNRRHLLPEHMRDNLDTLLIDGEVHYSDTIEEKISLSDRFGLRLAFYPQHTQTYLDIIDSYFVDHPGNRETLHKAALDFAHQNAAKNGRTAKQFFNAFSNDERTEQW
- a CDS encoding ATP-binding protein, with amino-acid sequence MRPRLKFVIFVLERRIKLGFAISRGAGFSGIYGFSELDRNWMELDKQSAEHQATILLVDDESINLSIFGQFLTPHYQVLVATNGERALQLAGSRPKPDLILLDVMMPGMDGYQVIGHLKADPNTLDIPVIFVTALSSDLEEERGLLLGAVDYIYKPCHLSILLARIKTQLELKNARDWLKDQNAYLETEVQRRYLENQAVHLQLLQSEKLAAIGQLAAGIAHEINNPIGFVNSNLNTLSGYLRDIFCVLDAWGAALNENPISIETQQNLRELKQTKQLDYLRGDIPELIAESREGLSRVRDIIQDLKDFAHVDKNDWELGDLHKGLDSTLNIISNELKYHCTVHRQYGEIPQISCILSQLNQVFMNLLINAAHAIETKGDIHIRTGCTEQEVWVEISDNGKGIAPENLSRLFEPFFTTKPVGKGTGLGLSISQNIVRKHGGRIEVASELGQGSRFRVWLPIQAPNLSSSE